One segment of Streptomyces sp. XD-27 DNA contains the following:
- a CDS encoding glycosyltransferase family 4 protein: protein MHKTLIVTNDFPPRPGGIQSFLHNIALRLDPERIVVYASTWKRGQEGAEATARFDAEQPYQVVRDHTTMLLPTPRVTRRATALLREHGCTSVWFGAAAPLGLMAPALRKAGATRLVATTHGHEAGWAQLPASRHLLRRIGEGTDALTYLGEYTRSRIADALTEHAAARMVQLTPGVDEEVFHPDSGGQEVRARLGLADRPVVVCVSRLVPRKGQDTLIHAMPRILERIPDTALLIVGDGPYARDLKRLAETTGVADSVYFTGAVPWEELPAHYGAGDVFAMPCRTRRRGLDVEGLGIVYLEASATGLPVVAGDSGGAPDAVLDGETGWVVRGASPRDCADRIVELLRDPELRRTMGLRGRAWVEERWRWDHLAERLEHMLK, encoded by the coding sequence ATGCACAAGACCCTCATCGTCACCAACGACTTCCCGCCCCGCCCCGGCGGCATCCAGTCCTTCCTGCACAACATCGCGCTGCGGCTGGACCCGGAACGGATCGTCGTCTACGCCTCCACCTGGAAGCGGGGACAGGAGGGCGCCGAGGCCACCGCGCGCTTCGACGCCGAACAGCCGTATCAGGTGGTACGGGACCACACCACGATGCTGCTGCCGACCCCGCGCGTCACCCGGCGCGCCACCGCGCTGCTGCGCGAACACGGCTGCACCTCGGTGTGGTTCGGCGCCGCGGCCCCGCTCGGCCTGATGGCCCCCGCGCTGCGGAAGGCGGGCGCCACCCGGCTGGTGGCCACCACCCACGGGCACGAGGCGGGCTGGGCCCAGTTGCCCGCCTCCCGGCACTTGCTGCGCAGGATCGGCGAGGGCACCGACGCCCTCACCTATCTGGGGGAGTACACCCGCTCCCGGATCGCGGACGCGCTCACCGAGCACGCCGCCGCCCGGATGGTCCAGCTCACCCCCGGGGTGGACGAGGAGGTCTTCCACCCCGACTCGGGCGGTCAGGAGGTGCGGGCCCGGCTGGGGCTCGCCGACCGCCCCGTCGTGGTGTGCGTCTCCCGGCTCGTCCCGCGCAAGGGACAGGACACCCTGATCCACGCCATGCCGCGCATCCTGGAGCGGATTCCGGACACGGCGCTGCTCATCGTCGGCGACGGGCCGTACGCCAGGGACCTCAAGCGGCTCGCGGAGACCACGGGCGTCGCGGACTCGGTGTACTTCACCGGTGCGGTCCCCTGGGAGGAACTGCCCGCCCACTACGGCGCGGGCGACGTCTTCGCCATGCCGTGCCGGACCCGCCGCCGCGGGCTGGACGTCGAGGGCCTGGGCATCGTCTATCTGGAGGCGTCGGCCACCGGGCTGCCGGTGGTCGCCGGGGACTCCGGCGGCGCACCGGACGCGGTACTCGACGGGGAGACCGGCTGGGTGGTGCGCGGCGCCTCGCCCAGGGACTGCGCCGACCGGATCGTCGAGCTGCTCCGGGACCCCGAACTACGGCGCACCATGGGCCTGCGAGGCCGGGCCTGGGTCGAGGAGCGCTGGCGCTGGGACCACCTGGCGGAGCGTCTGGAGCACATGCTCAAGTAG
- a CDS encoding long-chain fatty acid--CoA ligase: MREFSLPALYEVPADGNLTDLIRRNAAQHPDVAVVGRKVGGQWQDVTATQFLAEVRAAAKGLIASGVQPGDRVGLMSRTSYEWTLLDFAIWSAGAVTVPVYETSSPEQIQWILSDSGAVACVVESAAHEKAVESVRDALPGLKHVWRIETDAVGQLAAAGSGVSEELVDERSAAANADSPATIVYTSGTTGRPKGCVLSHRSFFAVCGNAVARLKPIFVTGESSILLFLPEAHVFGRLVEICAVLAPIKLGHVGDIKTLTDELASFRPTLILGVPRVFEKVYNAARAKAQADGKGKIFDKAADVAIAYSEALDSPSGPSLGLRIKHKVFDKLVYSKLRAVLGGRATHAISGGGPLGARLGHFYRGIGFTVLEGYGLTESCAPTTFNALDRQKIGTVGQPMPGTVVRIADDGEVLLHGDHLFTEYWNNPQATAEAMSDGWFHTGDVGTLDEDGFLTITGRKKEIIITSGGKNVAPAVIEDRIRAHALVAECMVVGDGRPFVGALITIDEEFLPRWLAEHGKPAGTTAAELREDPELLAAIQEAVDDGNAAVSRAESVRKFRILPMQFTEDSGHVTPSLKLKRNVVAKDFASEIEAIYQA, encoded by the coding sequence TTGCGCGAGTTCAGCCTTCCGGCCCTTTATGAGGTACCGGCCGACGGCAATCTGACGGACCTCATCCGCCGCAACGCCGCCCAGCATCCTGATGTCGCCGTCGTCGGCCGCAAGGTCGGGGGCCAGTGGCAGGACGTCACCGCGACGCAGTTCCTGGCCGAGGTGCGGGCCGCGGCCAAGGGGCTGATCGCCTCCGGTGTGCAGCCGGGCGACCGGGTCGGCCTGATGTCCCGTACCAGCTACGAGTGGACGCTGCTGGACTTCGCGATCTGGAGCGCGGGCGCGGTCACCGTGCCGGTCTACGAGACGAGTTCGCCCGAGCAGATCCAGTGGATCCTCAGCGACTCCGGGGCGGTCGCCTGTGTCGTGGAGAGCGCCGCGCACGAGAAGGCGGTGGAGTCCGTACGGGACGCCCTGCCCGGCCTCAAGCACGTGTGGCGGATCGAGACCGACGCGGTCGGGCAGCTCGCCGCCGCGGGCAGCGGGGTCTCCGAGGAACTGGTGGACGAGCGCAGCGCCGCGGCGAACGCCGACTCGCCGGCCACCATCGTCTACACCTCGGGCACCACCGGCCGCCCCAAGGGCTGTGTGCTCTCCCACCGCAGCTTCTTCGCCGTGTGCGGCAACGCGGTCGCCCGGCTCAAGCCGATCTTCGTCACCGGCGAGTCGTCGATCCTGCTGTTCCTGCCGGAGGCGCACGTCTTCGGCAGGCTGGTGGAGATCTGCGCGGTGCTGGCGCCGATCAAGCTGGGGCACGTCGGGGACATCAAGACCCTCACCGACGAGCTCGCCTCCTTCCGGCCGACGCTGATCCTCGGCGTGCCGCGGGTCTTCGAGAAGGTCTACAACGCGGCTCGGGCGAAGGCCCAGGCCGACGGCAAGGGCAAGATCTTCGACAAGGCCGCCGACGTGGCCATCGCCTACAGCGAGGCCCTCGACAGCCCGTCCGGCCCGTCGCTCGGGCTCCGGATCAAGCACAAGGTCTTCGACAAGCTGGTCTACAGCAAGCTGCGGGCGGTGCTGGGCGGCCGGGCCACCCACGCCATCTCCGGCGGCGGGCCGCTGGGCGCCCGGCTGGGCCACTTCTACCGGGGCATCGGCTTCACGGTGCTGGAGGGCTACGGCCTGACGGAGTCGTGCGCGCCGACCACCTTCAACGCGCTGGACCGGCAGAAGATCGGCACGGTCGGGCAGCCGATGCCGGGCACGGTGGTGCGGATCGCCGACGACGGCGAGGTGCTGCTGCACGGCGACCACCTGTTCACCGAGTACTGGAACAACCCGCAGGCGACGGCGGAGGCGATGTCCGACGGCTGGTTCCACACCGGCGACGTCGGCACGCTGGACGAGGACGGCTTCCTGACCATCACCGGCCGCAAGAAGGAAATCATCATCACCTCGGGCGGCAAGAACGTCGCCCCGGCGGTGATCGAGGACCGGATCCGGGCGCACGCGCTGGTGGCGGAGTGCATGGTGGTCGGCGACGGCCGCCCGTTCGTCGGCGCGCTGATCACCATCGACGAGGAGTTCCTGCCCCGCTGGCTGGCCGAGCACGGCAAGCCGGCCGGGACCACGGCCGCGGAGCTGCGGGAGGACCCGGAGCTGCTGGCGGCGATCCAGGAGGCGGTGGACGACGGCAACGCGGCGGTGTCGCGGGCCGAGTCGGTGCGCAAGTTCCGGATCCTGCCGATGCAGTTCACGGAGGACTCCGGGCATGTGACGCCGTCGCTGAAGCTCAAGCGGAACGTGGTGGCGAAGGACTTCGCGAGCGAGATCGAGGCCATCTACCAGGCCTGA